The genomic interval AGAACTCTTAGAAAAAGGCGGATCGCCGCAAGAGTTAGTGGAAAGCAAGGGACTCACGCAAATTTCCGACCCGAAGGTGCTGGAAGAAATGATTTCAGAAGTGCTCGCAGCTCATCCGAAAGAACTGGAACAATACCGCAATGGAAAAACCAAATTGAAAGGATTCTTTGTCGGTCAAATGATGAAGAAAACTGGCGGTCGTGCCGATCCGAAATTAACCAACCAATTGTTAGCCAAACAGTTGGATGCGAAATAAGCAGAAATTGAGAATTGGGCGATCGCCTAATTCTCCATATCCTTAAAATAAGGCACGCAAGAAAAATTGCCCAAGCTCGCAAGCTTAACCAGGGTAAGCTCATCTAATTTGGTAGCGAATGTAGCTGACAAAAACTGAAACATATAGTCAATTGGAATAGCAATGAGACCAATAGTTATGTGAGGACTGAGCGCAGTCGAAGTCCGGGTTGCTAAAGGTGTCCGAGCTTCGGCTTCGCTCAGCTCTCACTGGCTTTACAATTTTATGTCTCGCTGCTATTTAAATCAACTATATGAGTTGAGCCAGAATCTGGCCAAGTTTGATACCAACGGACTTCATATGACCCCTTCTATTTTAGCTTCAGCTTGGTGCGCGATCGCCCGCAACTCATCAATCCGCTCCAGACTCACATCCTGCCACAGTCCGCGCTGATGGGCTTCCAGCAATCGTTCCGCCATATCGCGCAACGCCCAAGGATTGCTGGATTCGATAAATTCTCGGACTTTTGGATCGAGCAAATAAGCATCGCTAACTCCCTCGTACATATGGTCGGGGACGCAACGAGTTGTGGCATCATAGGCAAATAAATAATCAATGGTTGCTGCCATTTCAAAAGCTCCCTTATACCCGTGACGCATAGCACCAGCAATCCATTTTGGGTTCACCACGCGGGAACGATAAACGCGATTAATTTCTTCTTCTAATTTACGCACTTTCGGGCGATTCATCACCGAATTATCGCCAAAATAAACCGTCGGATTTTTGCCAGTCAGCGATCGCACCGCAACCGTCAATCCCCCTTGAAACTGATAATAATCATCCGAATCCAATAAATCGTGTTCGCGGTTATCTTGATTGTGCAAAACAATTTGCAAATCTCGCAGCCGTTGGGCAAAAACTTCCGGAGCACCGCGTCCTTCTCCATTGGCAGTATAGGCATAACTGCTCCAATTTAAATACGCCCGCGCCAAATCTTCATCCGATCGCCAATTTTGTGCTTCAATTAATCCTTGTAACCCCGCACCATAGGCTCCCGGTTTCGAGCCAAACATGCGATAGCGCGATCGCTCCATTGCCTGTTCTGCACTCAATCCTTCCTCCTGCCATCGTACCGTTTCCCGAGCTGCAGCCGCTGCTAAAGGATTCTCCGCTTCCGGTTCTTCTAAACTCGCTACTGCTTGCACCGCGCGATTAAACAAATCGATGAGATTGGGAAAACCATCGCGGAAAAACCCGGAAATGCGTAATGTCACGTCTACGCGCGGCCGTCCCAAAACCGAAACGGGAATAATCTCGAAATCTACTACCCGTCGTGACGGCCCGTCCCATACTGGTTGGACGCCTAACAACCATAACGCTTCGGCTAGATCTTCCCCACCCGTGCGCATGGCAGAAGTCCCCCACATGGATAACCCCACCGTTTTTGGATATTCTCCGTTTTCTTGAGTATAGCGCTCGATTAACACCTCTGCGGCTTGGCGGCCCATTCCCCAGGCAGTTTCGGTGGGGATAGCACGGATATCAACGGAGTAGAAATTGCGACCGGTGGGCAAGACTTCTGCTCGTCCTCGGGTGGGCGCTCCGGAAGGCCCGCTGGCAATATATCGCCCGTCCAGTCCGCGCAGCAGGTTGGTTATTTCATTAGATGTGGCGCGCAGTTGGGGGAGTAGAGTAGTTTCAATCCAGGTGAGTTCGGTTTGGGTTTGGGAAGTTTTGGTTAAATGGGGGCGATCGCGCTCGGTTAGTATACTATCGATATAGTCTATGGCTAAGTTTTCTAGCTGTTCGACAATATCGCCGACGCGATCGCACAATTTATCGCGTATTGTAATAGGAGGATCGATCGCTTCTCTGGGGTCGGCAGTTAGCGGATCGAACTCTAAACCCAGATCTTCAGCCAGAGCGCGGGTGATACCATTTGGGCGAGAGCGAGAAATAGCGATAATTAAGTCTCGCAGTTGTTCGTTTTCCGGACAGTGACCGAAAATATGCAAGCCGTCACGAATTTGTGCTTCTTTTAGCTCGCATAAGTAACCGTCAATGTTTGTTAGTAATGGTGATATGCTTTTAGTTGCGATCGCATTTAAGTCTTCATCGGTTAATTGTAAGTCGCGATCGAGATGTTGTTGCCGAATCAGTTTGCGAATGCGATCGCCAATAATCGGTAACCTAGAGGGGTCTAAGCTATCGGCTTCGTAATATTCATCGACTAAAGCTTCCAGTTGTTGCAGGGGGCCGTAGAGTTCGGCGCGGGTCATCGGTGGCGTGAGATGGTCGAGAATTACCGCTTGCGATCGCCGTTTCGCTTGCGAGCCTTCTCCCGGATCGTTGACGATAAACGGATACAAGTGTGGCATCGCTCCGCAGATCGCCTCTGGATAGCAGCTCTGGGAAAGGGCTAAACTCTTGCCCGGCAACCATTCTAAATTACCATGTTTGCCCACATGAACGATCGCATCGGCTTGAAAAATTTGCGCAATCCACTGATAAAATGCCAGATAATCGGGAGTCGGTTCTAAATCAGGCGCGTGGTAGTTCAATGCCGGATCTAGATCGTAGCCGCGCGAGGGTTGAATGCCGACAAAGACATGACCTAAGTTTAAGCCAGAAATGGGAAAGCCGTCCTTAGGGCGATCGCCAGATAAATCCTTATATACACTATTCCACCGTTGCGAGATTCCCGTTTGCACCTCGGGAGGAAGTTTCTCCCAAGCTTTCTCGTAATCGGAATAAGATAAATATTGCATCACCGATCGCAGCGCTCTCCCTTCTTCGTCATTCGTAATGCCTGCGGTTAAGCGCGCGATTAACTCCTCGCCAGTTTCTGGAATTTCCTGTAACTGATATCCAGCTTGTTGCAGAGCGTGCAAAATATTCACGCAACTTGCGGGAGTATCTAATCCCACGCCATTGGCTAATCGTCCGTCTCGAGTGGGATAATTGGCTAAAATCAGGGCAACTTTGCGCTCTCTTACCGGTTTTTGCCCCAGCTTTACCCAATTTTGGGCTAAGTCCGCCACGAAATCAATCCGATCTTGCAGGGGTTGATAACCAACAACGTCGGTTTCCAGTTGCCGATGGTAGGTTTGCGCGGCTTTAAACGAAATAGCGCGACTGATAATGCGTCCGTCCACTTCCGGGAGCGCGATATTCATGGCCACATCTTTGGGAAGTAACCCCCGAGTTCCGGTTTCCCACTGTTCTAGAGTAGAGCTACTGAGAATAACTTGAATCGTGGGAACGTCGAGCGCGTGGAAAAAGTTGGGAGTTGTGGAGGGGTTTTGCAGGGAACTAATGGCAAAACTGGTGGTATTGAGCAAGACTCGCACCGCTTCTCCATCGGGAGGTTGCAGAAGTTGGAGGAGTTCCTGCTGACATTCGCGATCGCGCAAGGATGAAACAAATATAGCAACTGGAGTCAGTCCGCGATCGCGCAAGGCTTGGCATAATAATTCAATCGGCGCCGTATTTCCGGCACAATAATGAGCGCGATAAAATAAAATGCCGACCTTATCCGAACTCTGAGATAACTCCATCGTCGGATGCAGATACCCCACTTTCGGGATAGGAACCACCTCTGGAGGCGTTAATACCCAATCTGGTTGTGCCGGATTTAGCAATAAATCGTTTAACCAGAGCCAGCTATTGCTAATATTAGTAATTCCTCCTTCGCTCCAATAGCGCCAAAACTGGTTAACCACATGCAAAGGTACGGTAGAGTGACTCATCAACTCCGGATCGGGATCGCTCTCGCCAGGCATAATAATTAGAGCAATATTGCGATCGCCGGCCAGTTGTTTCACCACTTCTAAGCCATAATCCCAATAGGAACGTCCTCCGAGGAGGCGGATCGCAATCACTCGTGCATATTGCAATACGCTTTCGGCATAACTGTCGATACTCAGTTGCTGCACTACGTTTAAAAGATTAACCGCACGAATTTCCGGAATGCGATCGCCTAAGTAGGGAAGGCTCGCTGCTAACACCTGAATATCCGTATCCGCAGCAGTTAACAGTACAATTGGCGCCGGAGTTTGCTCGATAATAATAACGCCTTCTGCGTCTGGACTCCATCCTCCCGGAGTTGCAGCAATACGATGCATAGTTCAAGTACGACCGATTGAGGGTAAGACACCAGTTTATCTCAATCGGGAACGAGGAACGGCAGACGAAAAAATGTTTTAACCTATGGGCTTAACCCTAGTATTGTAGGGAAATTGAGGCAAACCTAAAGGTTTTCCAACATTTAGAGGATGGGGATTGAAAAGGGAATAGCATAGGAACACTCTTGCTGTTTTCCAGATTCAGCCAGAGTTCTCTTGCGAAACTTCTGTCTCTTGGCCCTCCTCTAGCCGAGTAATTGTCATGCTACCTCATCGAATTTTAGATTACAAGACATTTAGGGCGCTTTATGTCTTGTTGCAAGACAAAGCCGATCGCCTAGGTGACGCAGCGATCGCAATTACTCAGAGGATTTTACCCGAAACCGATCTATCTTGGGAATATAGTAAATCCCAGTTTATTCTTTTAATTGCTCCAGGATTAAGAGTGATGCTAATTGGCACGACGATCGATCGAAGCAGCCATCGAGTTCGCGATCGCAGTGCCGGACGAGAGGTGGTGCAAGTTCAGGTGGAGTTAACCTTTGATATCCATCCGATTACCGTCTTTCTCAAACAATTGCGCGATCGATTATCCGAGCCAACATTAGTTCTGAAAGCGCTGCGAAAAATTACTCGCCATCCTCCCACCAATTCCGGATATTTACAGAGCGAGCTAATGTTACAAATTCTGGTGCAACAGGAGACTTCACAATCTCAAATCCAGGAATTACCTCCCAGTCGGTCGATTAATTTAGCTCAACAAGAACGCTTGTTTTATCAAATTATCGTGCAGATCCATGAAGGCGCGCGCTTACCGACGATTTTATCTCAGGCAGTGGAAGAGGGACGAAGTGTTTTACAAGTCGATCGCTTGCTGATTTATCAGTTTAATATTTTTCCCGGAAATGAAGAAGATTCAGAAGGCGATCGCTTGCCGAAATCCGGTTATATTACTTATGAGGCGAAAGCCGGAGCCTCTATTTCTCCCGTGTTGCATTTGACTGAAGAGAAATCTTGTTTTTCTGACGATTTATCCTTGCTGCAAAAGTATGAAAAAGGAGCCGTAGTTGATATCGACGATGTGGAAGTCAGTTACGAGCCATTTCCCTGTTTGCTGGATTTATTGCGCAGCTACTCGATTCGCGCCAAATTAGTGGCTCCAATCTTAATTAATAATCGACCTTGGGGATTGCTGATTGCTCATCAGTGTTATTATCCCCGTCGCTGGTTGGAGTCCGAGAAAACAATTGTGAAACGGCTGGCTGATTATATTGCGATCGCGATCGAACACTCGGCGGCTAAGGAGATGCTTGTCGCAAATTTAGATCGGGAAACTCTCAATGAAAAAAACACGGAAAATCTGCATGATAAACTATTAGAAACTCAAATTGAAAATCGAATTAAAAGTGAATTTTTAGCAGCCATAAGTCACGAACTACGCACTCCTCTTACTTATATTATCGGCATGTCAGCAACCTTGCTGAGATTGGGGTTTTCTACGGAGACCCCTTCATTAAGCCTCAGTCCCGCAAAACAACGAGAATATTTGCAAAAAATTCAAGATAGTGGCAAGCATTTGCTCGACTTAATTAATACGATTTTAGAATTGTCTGAGTTGGAGGCGGGGAAGTCGG from Roseofilum casamattae BLCC-M143 carries:
- the cobN gene encoding cobaltochelatase subunit CobN, giving the protein MHRIAATPGGWSPDAEGVIIIEQTPAPIVLLTAADTDIQVLAASLPYLGDRIPEIRAVNLLNVVQQLSIDSYAESVLQYARVIAIRLLGGRSYWDYGLEVVKQLAGDRNIALIIMPGESDPDPELMSHSTVPLHVVNQFWRYWSEGGITNISNSWLWLNDLLLNPAQPDWVLTPPEVVPIPKVGYLHPTMELSQSSDKVGILFYRAHYCAGNTAPIELLCQALRDRGLTPVAIFVSSLRDRECQQELLQLLQPPDGEAVRVLLNTTSFAISSLQNPSTTPNFFHALDVPTIQVILSSSTLEQWETGTRGLLPKDVAMNIALPEVDGRIISRAISFKAAQTYHRQLETDVVGYQPLQDRIDFVADLAQNWVKLGQKPVRERKVALILANYPTRDGRLANGVGLDTPASCVNILHALQQAGYQLQEIPETGEELIARLTAGITNDEEGRALRSVMQYLSYSDYEKAWEKLPPEVQTGISQRWNSVYKDLSGDRPKDGFPISGLNLGHVFVGIQPSRGYDLDPALNYHAPDLEPTPDYLAFYQWIAQIFQADAIVHVGKHGNLEWLPGKSLALSQSCYPEAICGAMPHLYPFIVNDPGEGSQAKRRSQAVILDHLTPPMTRAELYGPLQQLEALVDEYYEADSLDPSRLPIIGDRIRKLIRQQHLDRDLQLTDEDLNAIATKSISPLLTNIDGYLCELKEAQIRDGLHIFGHCPENEQLRDLIIAISRSRPNGITRALAEDLGLEFDPLTADPREAIDPPITIRDKLCDRVGDIVEQLENLAIDYIDSILTERDRPHLTKTSQTQTELTWIETTLLPQLRATSNEITNLLRGLDGRYIASGPSGAPTRGRAEVLPTGRNFYSVDIRAIPTETAWGMGRQAAEVLIERYTQENGEYPKTVGLSMWGTSAMRTGGEDLAEALWLLGVQPVWDGPSRRVVDFEIIPVSVLGRPRVDVTLRISGFFRDGFPNLIDLFNRAVQAVASLEEPEAENPLAAAAARETVRWQEEGLSAEQAMERSRYRMFGSKPGAYGAGLQGLIEAQNWRSDEDLARAYLNWSSYAYTANGEGRGAPEVFAQRLRDLQIVLHNQDNREHDLLDSDDYYQFQGGLTVAVRSLTGKNPTVYFGDNSVMNRPKVRKLEEEINRVYRSRVVNPKWIAGAMRHGYKGAFEMAATIDYLFAYDATTRCVPDHMYEGVSDAYLLDPKVREFIESSNPWALRDMAERLLEAHQRGLWQDVSLERIDELRAIAHQAEAKIEGVI
- a CDS encoding ATP-binding protein; protein product: MLPHRILDYKTFRALYVLLQDKADRLGDAAIAITQRILPETDLSWEYSKSQFILLIAPGLRVMLIGTTIDRSSHRVRDRSAGREVVQVQVELTFDIHPITVFLKQLRDRLSEPTLVLKALRKITRHPPTNSGYLQSELMLQILVQQETSQSQIQELPPSRSINLAQQERLFYQIIVQIHEGARLPTILSQAVEEGRSVLQVDRLLIYQFNIFPGNEEDSEGDRLPKSGYITYEAKAGASISPVLHLTEEKSCFSDDLSLLQKYEKGAVVDIDDVEVSYEPFPCLLDLLRSYSIRAKLVAPILINNRPWGLLIAHQCYYPRRWLESEKTIVKRLADYIAIAIEHSAAKEMLVANLDRETLNEKNTENLHDKLLETQIENRIKSEFLAAISHELRTPLTYIIGMSATLLRLGFSTETPSLSLSPAKQREYLQKIQDSGKHLLDLINTILELSELEAGKSVLNIRSFSLTHLIQSCQNAMQKSARDQEITLVSEIRLNENEDRFKADQSRVQQILNNLLNNAIKFTGTGGEVSLRVWREDDTAILQVCDTGIGIEKHKFPFLFEKFHQLETAYERQYPGMGLGLALTRQLVELHGGIIEVNSSPGVGSVFTVSLPSQPQDSSGAKLSPSSPLLKTVSSTIPLGRLVLIENDEQIAWELCDLLTAAGYQAIWLLDGSTVAQQVKVLRPLAIITQTQLPDMSLQELIGILRSSTSTYKIKILAIANTAEREGLTSVDRVQPDAYLDKPLRFEQLLQTLSNILRPVL